From the Porites lutea chromosome 5, jaPorLute2.1, whole genome shotgun sequence genome, the window TGGTGTCTTGTTTTGAGACATTTTCGAAAGAAGAAATTTGAGCGAAAAATCAggataaatgaagcagtcgcACAAACAAATACCACTAAAGCGATGAACTTTAGCTTGTCAGTGTTTACCAGTaggtaaaaatgattttcatgctgaatttgcaacaaaatcgttaaaatgcacttgacaaaatccccaaaatgtttgtaaattgtacaCAAAGTTCCTACTGAGTGACATTtgtaatttacaaaaagttgCTTGTTTTCGCTTGATATATACCTCGACACTTTGCATCTACCGGTATGTATATCTCCACCATtagtattcaccaaatcagtggatagcaattttcatgtgttctgattggctcctgTAACTCAGAATATCCttggatattcactgttttgcaaCAGGATTCAATATGGCTTCTCGCTTTGCAACAGTTTTGAAAGGTAAAATTTTAGCAGTAAATGAAGCAGCTGCAtcaacaaataccaagaaagagacaaaatttgGCATGGCAGTGTTTACTGGCtagtagagaaaaaaaatttcttcctgaatttgcaacaaaatcataaaaaatgaTTCCTGAAACACTGTCAATTGAAACATAAACAAACTCGAACTAAGTGATgtcttttgtttacaaaaactttctttttgtttttttatccaactgatttggtaaatactaaaacaactatcctcCTTGAGGTCAGTTcatagcgctagatatatacacTGATGTTTCGCATCTCGATATATATAcccaccactattcacctccccttccgGGGATGGTTGTatactattcacctccccttcgggggataaATGTATACTATTACATTCCACTGGTTAGGAGCAGCTACACAGTCGATCCGGAAAAAAGTATATTATAATCTGATGCAGTGGTTTAATATTTTGGGAAGTATACGCGGTAAACAGTCCAACGAGCCCCCACTATGGGGGCCTTGTTTCATAAGTGGGTTGAGCATGATTGTCCGGGTGAACaaagtcctgaataggactgttgttgacagtgactgatgtttcaacaacctgtgcagtagtcatcttctgagtcaaagtgagttgtatcatgtcagttgatgTCATTAAAATCTGGTTATTGACCTAACTGGTCAATTAagttgcgatgttattggtcgtctgtcagttaggCCGTGATGTTATTAGCTATGAAAGAGTTCACAAAGAAGTGTTATTTGAACTGCATTGAACTCAATATATGGATTGAGTTTGACtcatatatataaaaaaaaacattttatttgtgTTACAAGGTACTGTGTCCATATATCCAGTTTCATGCTTTTGTCCGCCACATTGGTGGCTCTGGATATTTAAATACCTATATTGTCTTGTCACTTGTTGGAACAAGTTGTACTACCTTGTTCTACAATACAAATTTGACTATGGGTTGCAATTGGAAAACAATAAAGGCATTGGGTATGTTTACAACGTAATTAAAAAAACTTAGTCTAGCTACTTTCAGGGGCTTGCTAGTTTTGGGATTTATTAGAAGTCAGAAACTTTTGACGTTACTTTAAGGGGGTTGTAACTTTTGGGGAGTCGCTACTATGGGAACTTTACAGTACTATTAGAAGGTGAAATCTAGACCTCTGTTTCAGATAGTGGGCCAAAAGTCTCTCGGTAACTATCATCTCCTATAAACCTGATTTTCACTAGTGCATAAGCATGAGCACAAGGACGTAAGCACGTGCAGAATGGCATATTAGACTCAATTCGTGATACCAGCTCTCCTCAACCTgatgataaacaagatggcAGACAAAGCGCTCGCcatattgcttttgatatgttcgcatgaggtctgggtcaaagttacttctgattggtccacggcttatgcttatgcttgtgcttatgtAGACCTCCTTTTCACTAGTCAAAGCTATGACATAGGCATAAGCACAATCACAAGAAGAACGAACTCTCccgtttttcttgtgcttatgcttatgctgacccagttttcactgtttacacatgtgcttgtgcttatgcttaagCTTAAGCGCCAATGAAAACCAAGCCATACAAATCTACAGTGTGCCTTGTAGTCTTACTTAATCGTTTATACCGAGTATAAAAAAGTCGAGACTGACTACAGCACGTATGTAGTCAAGTGGGCACAAAATGAAAGTGCGGAAGTATATTTCAAGATCAATTGTTTCATGAGCATGTTTTATCGTGTTCCTCCCATTTCAAAACGTACCTGGGCAAATCGTTAGGACCAAGTCGTTCTTTAGGAAGCCCAAACACTGATCTAAAAATGTCGCTCAGGTTAACCATGCCCTTGCGAACAAATATTCTGTACAAACATATGGACTCTCCTCGGTGCACTGGAATATTCTCCGACGATTCGTTCATACGAAACACAACTTCACATTACGTCACGCAACTCTTTTCCAGGGCCTTCTCAAAATCAAAGCGCGGGGGAAAGGCCTTGGTCGAGCGGGAAGGGGCAAGATGGCGGACGCTCCACGTAGCCCGAAATCTCCTAAGACACCACAAATATCTCCTTTGTCGCCACGTCAAAACAATGCAGAATCTTGTTAGTAAAATGATTACTGTTTAAGGctaataattattcatttcatCTGGTTATTTACGGCAGAGATACTGATTTGAATATATTTCCTCAGTTCATTGGGATGCCGAAATGGACAGTGATTCCCTCTTTTCCAGTCACACTGTTGAAGAAATCCGAGCCGTAGAGCACAAAACGAGGCCAGTCATTAGCCTGATCGATATTTTGAATATCCAAGAAGTATATTAGTCAGGAAGAGattttaacttaatttttttacgaCTTGCAGGGGTGAcattgagagaaaaaaagaagatcTTCGCTTGATGGTTGGGTAAGGCTTTATAAACTACTTCCTTGTATAAGCTAAATTGTTTAagatttatttctttctttctagaaCTTCACGGGGAGATTTCAGTtctaaatgtcaaattttagtTTAAGCACAGTTAAAAAGTTGCTTCTTCCGACCTAGTACCGCCATGTAAATAAATTCTACGGAAGAATCGCCTCCCTAAACCGCTAAAAATTTAACTTGGACATTATGCAAGTATGTGttgtgtttcaatttttatccttggtttaaattttgtttccctttgttttaaactcattatcatacatcaCCATACCCAGAACAGGTGCCGATCTAGGATAGAGGGGGACATGGGagtttacggtattgcggtattgggctttttttcatgcggtatttcggtaattttcattttaaagtgcggtattgcggtatcatctagtTCTGCGGTATGCAGcttttcatcattttggttgacggtattcggtgaaataagattgttcacggtattacggtaccgtttatttgcgctttcatttcgatacaatacgcaaaacaaaacacagtaggacataaaggtcaataaaagttaaaattcagaagtcttgagacataacagtaaatgattacaccatttgtgggtcattttgtgacagttaatggtcgataatatacaatgtgattgttgCTGCATCCAATGATAATGAGTCATCTCAAGTCACCTTACCAGGCTTTTCGATCTGTGTACTTGAGCCGGTGGTAATTCGAGGTCTTACACGTTTTCTCACAATGGCTGAGATCGCTGAGGTTGAAGGCGGCGTGGTTATCATTGACTGTGTGGCAGTTTCTTGGAAGAGGGCGAAGGAGGCTAACATTATCGCAACAAGAATAAGTATAGATGTCGGGTTTCGagaattaaaatttggtaagtttgcCTCTTACCGGCGCGGCGTGTGAGACAGTCGAGACAGAATTTTCGAggcgcaggaattttttttcgttatcaaaatccttgtatgaattttttttcatttaattttcccttgcgcgaatatttttttttgtacttcgcccccccccccccccataagttttctaatggtcagTCACTTATCGAAACTGGCACTAGACGTGTGTGGAAAGGGTTTGGAttggtttgtttttcgcgctttcaagagttatttttattggagttaatTAGCTGTTGGGTCCACCTACCAAAAGGTTGAATGAATGTAGTTTACTTTTCCGtgaaaatttgcgaaaattttGCTAACtactaaaatatttaaaaaaaaacatgcacatctggtgcataaatgcctgaGATAAGTAAACGTACTAGATGGAAGCAACCATAAGTATGCGGAAACGAttataaatatgattaaaatatgcggtatcggtatttggacaattttcgacgcggtatttcggtatttgccattttttcttacggtattacggtattgggtaccccccaatgtccccctcaggataaatactgactgatttcctaaacgagctcAAGCTTCTAGCTGGGTCCCCCCTGGAAATGTTTTGGATTTTTACACcttaaagtcccctttcctaggtttctgagtcattcagacaggatattggccagatttcAACTGGGAAAGTGTTTTTTATCATTGAAAATTTATCTGTTGTGAAAAATGTGACCGATTTCCATAAGATAGTGGAAACAGCGCGGTGTTAATCCAATGTTGGCTTAACATTTTATCAGGTTCTCCATCTTGTCTTCAACAGTACAGACAAGTGATTTCTGTTTTCAATTAATATTGAATAATGCAAAGATCTATCTCTACAGTTCTTGTCAAATACAGGTAACAAGAGCGAGACATCATTGAGTAACTGATTTTAGGGAAGTAGTGATGTCCCTGCAAAAAGGCTAGGTACACCCTGTACACTTATTCAGTTGAATTTAAGGGTCTGTATTCTGCTTAGTGGCCTGCTGTATTGGTGTTCTTTTGAACCTGTTCCAAATTACccagaggagaaaaaaaatctcagctgcTGAACTTGTGTTCCTTGTCCATACTGTGAGTTATGTAAccttatattttccttttgattTACGTAGTGGCAACTATAGATCCCAGGGACCAAAATCTCAGTTCATAACCTAGAACAAGGACCTAGAACTTGTTTAGAATTAAAGAGGTGTCTCTGTTTCAGGGAAAGATACCGAGATCTTATTGATGCAGCTGATACAGTTACAGAAATGAAAACCTGTGCCGGTCAGGTGAGTTAGGATGTTCTAAAATCTTTATGATGTAGCAACAGTCTTTTTGGTCATCACCCATCGCAAGATTTCTTCTACTGTGTGTACTTAGTGAAGTAAAACATCCACTGACAATTCCTTGAAAATTCCGATATTTTATATGGCAAGGAGTAAAACAAAGCCATTTAGCACAAATTGATGTCAAAAATTTGCTTTCTGTGCATGTCTGTGAGAATTTAACATCAACGTTGGGTTAGGGATGGATAGGTAAGTGGTTTGCCGTAATCTTATACAAGGTGGATGTTTGGGTTCTAAAGGTGGCCTGTGAGCAAAGTGTATACTTGCCAGTGAAGTAACCAGCATGTCATTCTAAAAAGCAAATGGATTGTTAAGTTAATATGTAACCTTTGTCATCATAGGTGATGAACTTTGTGCATGATATTCAGAAACAATGTAAGGAACTTCATCTGTCCCACAAATGCCATGGTGTAGGTGGTACTCAATCAACTCAACCAGCGGGAAAAGGGTAAATAAGATATTACATTCAACTCATAGTATACAGCCTGTATGCCTCACAAGCACCCTAAATGTTGACAACAAATTACTTCAATTTACTCTGCTGAGATGTTAGAGACAGTGACTTTGAGTACATggattatataaaaaaattttcttagttaCATTACTTGTCTTGTCTTATTAAGTAGTACTAGTTTAGTACTCTGTACCTTTCTTGAGTAAGCTTCACCTTTGTGTAAACATCGCATATTTAGATAGTGACATCAGTTTATCAATAAGTGTTTAAGGAGTTTGACAAAAGGTTAAGTAGCAAGCAAAAATTAAGGCAGCTATTTATGTCCGCTTGCTTACTCTTACACATTAATAGGGTGCTGACagattttgttctattttttcttaGATCTTCACAATCTAAGAATGGTTTCTATGCCATTGCATCTCAGATGAAGCTGTTAGTAGACACTCCAGAAAAGGTATTGTTTCTTCCTGACAAATATGATGCACTGTTTCTCTAATCTAGAAGGGAAAACAGTAAAGTAGTATATGAATAATTGGTAAAGCTGCACAATGGAGAGTGTACTACACTGAAGTATACTTAACTTGGGAAGATAATTGAATCATGTGTTACACTGTACCTTCATTCTTAATGGTCACTATATTAAAAGGGTGGAGGAAATTCCTTCTCTAGACTGTATGTATATATATAAGTTATAGCATTCAGTCTAAGTTGTAATTacactgtttttctttattttttttcttcccattGACATCCTAATCACATAGGTATGGAGTGCATTGGAGAGAAAGCAATATCTAAAGGCAGCTCAGTTGTACCTTTTCTCCCATCACATTGTTAGCATCCTCCACATTGACACTGGGGATTCCTCAGCACCTAAGTTACTGGTGTGTTAAATatggttataataataataaatatgtgTGTATCATGGCTGAAAtgatagggaccttaagattgGACTTATGGGTACAAGAttgagtatgattacagatttTTAAACTAAATTTGTGTGCCCCATTATAATAAAACCTGTCCCACCAATCCTATCCCTAAGTTTAGACCTACTGCTAGTGTGAACCTGGTGTGGACAAAATCATTTACACTTTGGCAGTATAATAtatttttaggattttgttATTCCAAGAGAGGTTCTTTTAATTGAGGCTTTGGCCTCAGTTTTGTGTGATTGTGTGAAGGAGTTGCTAACAGATTGTATTCAGCAAAATACACCTCAGTGGTACAGGAATATTAAATCAAAGCACTTATCACCAAACAAAAAAGTAAGCATCAGTAAAGGCAGCCATAAACTTTAGTCACCAACTTGGTAAGATGAAGAACTTGTCGTGGCTTCTAAACATGAAAGCACACTGATAGATATAAAATGATTGTTGAAATAGTTAATCTGTTGTTtgaacattgttttttttccccttaCTATGGTTAACAATATTTTATAATTGTTGAACATTAGATTGTTTCTTCAATGTTATACTTACAATCCTCTCTATCTTTGTGCTTTGCAGTCATCGTTCCCAATTTTACCCAAACAGTGGTCAGCAATCAGTCACTTCAAGGATTCCATTCTTCAGGTAAAGTTTAGTAGTACTTGGCTAAGCTCAAAAATGCTATAATAGAAGAAGTGAAGTCACATTAgttcattgttatttaaaacaCTGAAATTTCAAAGAACCTGCTTTTAATACAGGGGTAATTTCAAAATagtgttttcattatttttctaaaTAGGGTAGCCGTGCTTTGTTAAAGGATGCCACTCAAACTGATGAGGTAAGAATACTAGTGTATGAGCAATGAAGAACAGAAGATCGTAGTGTGGATCCTCTCCATTATGTTTATAAACTACATGTAATaagggtaccgtaaaattccaaaacaagCCCCGGGGctgatatttttcaaaggccctttttgaggggcttatttttggaggggcctatattcggaggggcttatgtacggagggaaatttgcatttcaaaattgattgggctagcttgtactggcaaggaaatttaccatttttgctttgttttactttgtattcgagggcaaattccaagtacaagccccccaaggggcttatacttggaggggtgatttaacggagggttttttgcgttacgattttgggggacttatatttggaggggcttatacacggaggggcttattttcagaattttacggtaatttctTTTGAACACATTATTTCTCATCAGATGCTTGCAGAGTCATTGTGTTCAATTCTTCTTTTGGAGGAGAGCTCACCTCGTCAAGTTTTTACTGAATTTTTCTTGGCAAGAAAGACTGCATTACAAGAGATCTTTCATCCATGTCAGCATGGTGAGATTTTCTATTTTCTGCTGCCATTTTCTGGAATTATTAGAGCCCATGTAGGGCTCTGACCCTTGTGCCACTTGGAAATCATTAGATGTAGTGATTGTATAATTGCATGTGTTTATAGGTGTGTAGTCCGTGTGTATATGTATGCCATGTGATAAGTATTGTACTCATTGTACTTTGGAATAAATGATTATTAAAAAATACTTGGAAATCATTTGAATGgcaaatatttcaaagaaagttATGGTTCTTGTCCAATCCTCTTACCGGTCACTCCTTCTTCTTGAAACTTTTTCACGTGACTGCTTCAATTGCAAGTGTTCTTATAAAACAGAAGACAGGAAAGAGGCGTGAATAAGGAGACTATTTTTAGTTACCTACTTCATATTGCCAGTTAAAAGACTATTTGTCAAAGAATTAAAATAGCAGGTCCTTTTTTACTGACTTAGTATCTCCTTCTGCTTGATCTAAATGGTCACAAAAAGTTACTAAAATGTGGTGAAATTGTAAACAAATCGAAATAAATAATGACtgtacatcatcatcatctctgCAGCTACAAGTATCAAGTCCCAAGTTTGTGAAGTTGTACGAGTCATTCGAAACAGTCTCTATCAAATTCATTCTTTGTTCTACTGTGATAATGAAGATGAAGAAACTGAACTCAAAGGTTTGTTTGCAAGTatgttattttttaacaaagCAAAGGGCATTAGACTTGATTGAAGTATTTTGTACATTGGGtctgaaataataaataataataataataataataataataataataataataataataataataataaaacaaggTGCCTTTATTCTATACATACCTTGGAAACCAATGTGAAGGGAATTGGAATTCTTCAGTAAAATTATTATGTAACCAAACaaacccaaaatgtttttactTTTGTGTTTCCAAATGACTGTACTAGCAAAACTCAAGAgtgaaacaagcaaaacaatACTACATGTGTATACACTGTCTCCAACATCCACAATTGCATGTTTTAAGATTCAGACTGGTACAGTTAATCATGTTGTTCCTTATATTACGTGATTCTCCAAAACCTGAAAgatatttaaaattttgaagTGTTTATCAGTTACAAAGATACTGTTAAAGTCTAAAACAGTAATATTCATTGCTAAACTAATCAACTGTTATATTTTGAGAACATTAATCGGGCACCCCAGAGAGTATTATGTTCATTACAAAAACCATAAAACAGTTAATGTTTTCTTATCGTTTAGACAATCCAGCACTTGTGTTTAAAACTCTGGCTTATGTTATAAAAAGAGAAGCCTCTGCAAACAGTGATGAGGAAGGTAAAGTAAACCCCAGCAACAAGGGATCCTCGCTAATACAAATATATATGTGACTAACTTCCTTCAAATAATAAGCCACTTTCACAAAGTAATATTACAGTATTAATATTTTCCTCTTGATTATTGTGATCTTGATCAGTATGAACACCTTTCCCTAGATCCCAACCAGGATCCCGAtaattgtttctttgtttttttctttattggaTGATTACTTTGTTAAGAAATACCATGTACCAGTGCATTAATACTTGAATGGCTTTTGCTAATGAAAAGATAaattttttgaggaattatTAATATATAAGTTACAGATAGAAGTTAAATTCAAGTTAATCTTTTTAACCTAGAGGGGTGATgaacatcctcggagacccaggggcagataatgGGGGCAAGGGTAAGACTAAACGGGTGGAAAAAAATGGCGTGAAGAAAAGTTACTTTTCTTCGCGCCattttttccgcccgtttagtctttcccttgcccccactatctgcccctgggtctccgaggatgggtgatgaatggtccatgaaaatttttaactgctcgcaaaattttatctttgctcgatttgctcgcaaaatttaaacgagtgctTGCTTGCTCGTGCtccccaaatttttgcagttgctTGCATGCTCGCTTTCTTGTCagtattgctcgaaattttgtAAATCCTTCTTTGGGTTAAAGTAAATGTAATTCTGTTTGGTGCTTAATTTCTATAAATATGGCTATCAAGTATAGTGGAAATGCACACGATAAGTGAcaacgataaataataaattacctAATCTAGCTATATATGGTTACAAAGAGAAGATATTGTTACCTTGAGTTCTTCTGAGTTTCTCTACTGCTCTACTCACGGAGCTTTAATTAGGCCGTGTTTTCGATAAAAACTGTTTGGAAGCTTTAGGATTCTTCCAGAAGAGGCTGTTCTGACACGAGGATCTTGTTCCTATACAAGAAGTAATCGCTGCTCATGAGTTGTACTCTCTAAACTGCTCGCCGctcgcaaagcaaattttttatctCTGTTCGTGCTCGCAAAAAAAGCGCAGTGCTCGCATGCTCACAAATGCTCACAAAGACCATTTGTCAGCCctacctaggttgattctcaatttacTTTGTCTCATATCCATAATTAATGAATAATTTATTAGGGCTGGAAGGAAGCTAGAAGACCAAAAGGAAcaagaatcaacctaggttaaaaagttttaacctgaatttaattttgacctgtaacgtaattatatattttttgatgGAGAGTCACCATgctggttattttttttatttgtctttcttCTTTGGTGATCTCTAAACACAGATTTGACTCTACTATTTACCCATGCATTGttattgagaaaataaaaatatttgtgTTGCAGTATTGGAAGCATTATTTGGCCCTGACTTTGACTTGGTGACTAGTGCAAGATTCCTTCCCAAGACTGTGTTAGGTATATTAATCCACATGACAATAATGGACTTAACTAATATTGTGTTTTTGTGCATTTTGTTTAAGTAAGATTCAGTCGATTTAAGCTGCAGTTGATTAAAGCACAAGTATAATTATGTAGTAACATGTACTTGATGACCATGTAGAAGGAGCAGTCCCATCTCAAAGTAGGATATTTAAAAATAGTCTCATCAATTAGTAATTGCATACTAAATAaattgacacttaaataaagtacACGTACTTTTTTGCAGGGTATAGACCACATTTGAGGGCATTTCCATCTGTTATATCCAAACAAAACATTCATCATAACTGTGCAGAATGGTTGTCAATGTAAGCTAGCTggcttattttttattcatttcttatttatattcCCTTGTCAATGCACTTCCTGACTGGTTAACATTgtattacaaaaattaatggcTTCACTACTTTCTTTTATTGTTCAGATCAGGTTCAGTGCATATCAATAAAGCAGTCATGTGCTAATCCTAAGTTTATGCTTTATCAAGTTTACAATGCACCCAGCCTGGTCCACCAGCATGAATGCACATAAATCATTGCTCATATTCCGTGGAAATTTTATTAACAAGGATTGACTGTGAAATTTTCATTAAAGGCACAATCATGTGCAAGAGATTCTGCAAGAGGAACTCTTGTTTGGTTTGTATTTCTCTAAAAACTTATCTTGTGTCAACAGTGATTTTCTTATATTGTATTTGAAGTAAACCAGTATCAAGATAGTGCCCAAAACACTATTCTGATTCAATGATTCTAACCAGGTGTAAGAAGGATGTCACCACTGGAGTCAACAGCTTGCTCAAATACATTGGTACTCTCAAAGGACTGGCCTCTATTAGAGATGCTGTGTGGGACCTGCTCAAAGAGGTACCACTCCTGAATCATTTTGCTACATCTGTACCATACTACATAATGAACTATGTATGCATGTAAAATTCTGTTCGGCTTTGTCGTATTAGGTTTTGCTTTTCATAAAAATATAAGTAAGGAAAACTATAACTACAAGAAAAGTCAAAACTGGTGACTACTTCGGACAGAGGGTTGCAGGAATGGACAATTCTCTAAACTGACACATATTAAGTTGGTCTGTGCAGCATGTCAGTCTTTTTCTTTGATGTCTGCATAAGGGACATACCTGTCCAAGTCGGAGGTTTGGCATATGTAGCTTGGTAGCTCTTCAGTTTGGGCCAAAGACTAAACTGATGAATATTTTATATGTTAAGACAAACAGTGAAATGCCTTTCTAAAGGATTTAGTCTTGGGTGATTGATTTTAGCACGGCAATAGGTATTTACAGTCATTCCATCTGTAAGGTCATTTTATACACTTAAGAATACTACTAAATTTGTAAGGAAATATCTGGATTGACATGCTTACTGCTGTTGAATCTGAAAAGATTTGCATTTTCTAACTTTGACCACAAAGTGCAACTGGAAATTCCAGTCATTTCCTGTCCATGATAAAAATTAGCCCCTGTTCAATTtttgtgttgaaaaatattgtttagcTCTTttagatgaacgctttggaaaTGTCAAACTCATAGTGTAAAATTAAGTGAATGCCATGTGTGACTTGATGAAAGAATAACCCCCGGTCACAACTTTACTTGATACGAAGTTTTCTTTGTGATTatctgtttgtttttgcttgaaaGGCAGAGAAGGCAGTTGGTTCAGATGATCAAGATTTAGATTGGTCAACTCTTTGTAACAGAGTTCTTGGACGTGATGTATCCATCTGGGCGGAGTTTCTTCAGCCCCTGTTTCTTAACAGAGCCAAGGTACTGCTGCAGTCTGGTACTACTCAAAGCTACTGCCCCCACCCAGTTATAGGCTCATCTaccaataaacaaaaatctATAGCTGAATATAAGCTCCCCTCCATCGACATTAATTCGATTTATTGTACGTTTTGTtgcttaattaaaaaccagtaaatgcaaaacgtattttgatcagcactggtATAACTTAGCTTGTTTCGTAATGCTTTTTCTACTTCTATTTTCTATTTGTAAGTCCCTTCATATATAAGCCTTCTCAAAAACCCTTTACGAAGGTGTATAAGCCCGGCCAGGGCTTAtgagcggcagtttacggtgtGTTGTGATAAAAGGTTTCTCTGACTTCTTTCTTAGTTACCATATCTATTTTTTAACaacttatttgttttattcatttctaATGTAACTTTTTGTTCGTTCGTTAGTTGGTTTGTTTCTATAcatgtttgctagataaaatcCCAGTGTCTCTTgtccaatttttctttcattgcaGGTTATTTTGAAAGGTCTGTTTGATGCCACTGTGACGTCTTGTAAGAACTTAATAACCAAAGCTCAAAGTGATATCAGTGATTGCAATGTCACTGTCCCTTCTGTACTATGGGAAAGGGACATTGCCGTGTATGTGTGGCATGAGAGTCCAAATGATGTTCCCAGAACTGACAGTGCGGTACTTAATGAGCAAGATAGTGGACTTACGCTAAAGGCACGAGCCTGCACTCCTGTTGTACAGAGGTAAAGTGTCAAGCGTTTTTTTCCGACTGCTCAGCATGAGCAAAGCAAATCATGTCTTCTTACGGTTCAACCTCTTCCTAAGTACacatatatagatttagccagggctaaaagcgaagctcttgttaaATTAGTTacgcaaacaaaaaataaaatggtgtAATGCTAAACAGCGAGGGCAGTGAGAATGGCAACAAAaccaataggtctaattagccaaaacaaacaactttgcactCCCAGCAAACTTTTTTGTGCGGTTGTTGTT encodes:
- the LOC140938604 gene encoding conserved oligomeric Golgi complex subunit 1-like isoform X2, with amino-acid sequence MADAPRSPKSPKTPQISPLSPRQNNAESFHWDAEMDSDSLFSSHTVEEIRAVEHKTRGDIERKKEDLRLMVGERYRDLIDAADTVTEMKTCAGQVMNFVHDIQKQCKELHLSHKCHGVGGTQSTQPAGKGSSQSKNGFYAIASQMKLLVDTPEKVWSALERKQYLKAAQLYLFSHHIVSILHIDTGDSSAPKLLSSFPILPKQWSAISHFKDSILQGSRALLKDATQTDEMLAESLCSILLLEESSPRQVFTEFFLARKTALQEIFHPCQHATSIKSQVCEVVRVIRNSLYQIHSLFYCDNEDEETELKDNPALVFKTLAYVIKREASANSDEEVLEALFGPDFDLVTSARFLPKTVLGYRPHLRAFPSVISKQNIHHNCAEWLSMCKKDVTTGVNSLLKYIGTLKGLASIRDAVWDLLKEAEKAVGSDDQDLDWSTLCNRVLGRDVSIWAEFLQPLFLNRAKVILKGLFDATVTSCKNLITKAQSDISDCNVTVPSVLWERDIAVYVWHESPNDVPRTDSAVLNEQDSGLTLKARACTPVVQRFCKAVDDKLAATLEDTQYFIMASQQNKDTRLSKRTSMSRVSDLSFLSGNKTVINDLEPFDRFGDSQHIQSFLQETCFSAFNHLLQFIDEVISSHKERMLSGSDDVLAKKSQSSFDTICIDRVLLVGRLCHSFTEQCPHIKLVMDGGKTESKLTATPRKSSSSLRKKEEQKKSNKMLELASLLSERYFAAYRLWIEWISALFLSSLEATLIHGGKSSSLLSMTNWEEIKIEEETEEGKKVESIIRVPAQVSSHVTSLLFSLCQELNRTGAHALDRKLLQELVTCLSRGVLLRHEKLVNEHKCTLTQNQALQVMFDLKFMTSILAGRGEGEGSEFTNRLEKVLDALESCVDPFDLDVFSPYIATNLNKQLQRCGVLFGVLASLDKHATHSFGVTHRPSSGSHDQHNVMPLAPNPPRFTLLPLTSHTSAGSGAQTTDHIHKKESLKPNEDLKGAITQTAFFKHHQFFNLNVNLRQELKAT